A single Clavibacter nebraskensis NCPPB 2581 DNA region contains:
- a CDS encoding ThuA domain-containing protein, whose amino-acid sequence MTDTTSPLRVTVWGENRHEQIEQHVRDRYPTGMHGAVAEGVQENLPEAHVEIATMDQPEHGLTEELLARTDVLTWWGHAAHAEVDDAIVERVHRHVLDGMGLIVLHSGHWSKIFTKLMGTTCTLRWRSEHDRELVWTVNPQHPITRGVPNPIVIDEQEMYGEYFDVPTPDELVFISGFTGGEVFRSGMTYRRGFGRIFFFSPGDQDFPVYHHRDVRRVIANACEWARPDRRQTPTLLRYELGEYYDGTDYAGALER is encoded by the coding sequence ATGACCGACACCACCTCCCCGCTGCGCGTCACCGTCTGGGGCGAGAACCGCCACGAGCAGATCGAGCAGCACGTCCGCGACCGCTACCCGACCGGGATGCACGGCGCCGTCGCCGAGGGCGTGCAGGAGAACCTGCCCGAGGCGCACGTCGAGATCGCGACCATGGACCAGCCCGAGCACGGCCTCACCGAGGAGCTGCTCGCCCGCACCGACGTCCTCACGTGGTGGGGCCACGCGGCCCACGCCGAGGTGGACGACGCGATCGTCGAGCGCGTGCACCGCCACGTGCTCGACGGCATGGGCCTCATCGTGCTGCACTCCGGGCACTGGTCGAAGATCTTCACGAAGCTGATGGGCACCACGTGCACCCTCCGCTGGCGCAGCGAGCACGACCGCGAGCTGGTGTGGACCGTGAACCCGCAGCACCCCATCACGCGCGGCGTGCCGAACCCGATCGTCATCGACGAGCAGGAGATGTACGGCGAGTACTTCGACGTGCCCACGCCCGACGAGCTCGTCTTCATCTCGGGCTTCACGGGCGGCGAGGTGTTCCGCAGCGGCATGACCTACCGCCGCGGCTTCGGCCGGATCTTCTTCTTCTCGCCCGGCGACCAGGACTTCCCCGTCTACCACCACCGGGACGTCCGCCGCGTGATCGCGAACGCGTGCGAGTGGGCGCGGCCCGACCGCCGACAGACGCCGACGCTGCTGCGCTACGAGCTCGGCGAGTACTACGACGGCACCGACTACGCCGGGGCGCTCGAGCGATGA
- a CDS encoding Gfo/Idh/MocA family protein, protein MTRAPAHRIVAPADGARLRVVQVGAGGMGQQWLRTIAEDPDVELVGVVDLDEEAARAGASAHGASAEASTDLGELIDRVRPDAVIDVTIPRAHHPVTTQALFAGIPVLGEKPVALTVAEGLSLAAAAEITGELFMVSQSRRYNDHLVALKRRAADLGGVGIVTTEFFKAPHFGGFREEMDDVLLLDMAVHQFDAVRYLLDADPVSVYCESYNPAWSWYRGDAGATAVFAFEGGVRYVYTGSWCSPGAETSWNGSWRVSGAYGTALWDGDHDPTSDIPDAPDGPLAEPAPAGSVGVEIAGSLRAFVRALRTGERPHGEVHGNVMSLAMVEAAIESKGTGRRLAIDDVLERAYATALADERRDDVRARLEQWRERGVREALQGPSAPAGVAGAAAVARPAVAG, encoded by the coding sequence ATGACGAGGGCTCCGGCTCACCGGATCGTCGCGCCCGCCGACGGCGCGCGCCTCCGGGTCGTGCAGGTCGGCGCGGGCGGCATGGGCCAGCAGTGGCTGCGGACCATCGCGGAGGATCCCGACGTCGAGCTCGTGGGCGTCGTCGACCTGGACGAGGAGGCGGCGCGGGCGGGCGCGTCCGCGCACGGGGCGTCGGCGGAGGCGTCGACCGACCTCGGCGAGCTCATCGACCGGGTGCGGCCCGACGCCGTGATCGACGTCACCATCCCGCGCGCGCACCACCCCGTCACCACCCAGGCGCTGTTCGCGGGGATCCCCGTGCTCGGCGAGAAGCCCGTCGCGCTCACGGTCGCCGAGGGGCTGTCGCTCGCGGCGGCCGCGGAGATCACGGGCGAGCTGTTCATGGTCAGCCAGTCGCGCCGCTACAACGACCACCTCGTCGCCCTCAAGCGGCGGGCGGCCGACCTCGGCGGCGTCGGCATCGTCACGACGGAGTTCTTCAAGGCGCCGCACTTCGGCGGGTTCCGAGAGGAGATGGACGACGTGCTGCTGCTCGACATGGCCGTGCACCAGTTCGACGCGGTGCGGTACCTGCTCGACGCGGATCCCGTGAGCGTCTACTGCGAGTCGTACAACCCGGCGTGGAGCTGGTACCGCGGCGACGCGGGCGCCACCGCGGTCTTCGCGTTCGAGGGCGGCGTGCGCTACGTCTACACCGGCAGCTGGTGCAGCCCGGGCGCGGAGACGTCGTGGAACGGATCCTGGCGGGTGAGCGGCGCGTACGGCACCGCGCTCTGGGACGGCGACCACGATCCGACGAGCGACATCCCGGACGCGCCCGACGGGCCGCTCGCGGAGCCCGCGCCCGCCGGGTCGGTGGGGGTCGAGATCGCCGGGTCGCTGCGCGCGTTCGTCCGGGCGCTCCGCACGGGCGAGCGGCCGCACGGCGAGGTGCACGGCAACGTGATGAGCCTCGCGATGGTCGAGGCCGCGATCGAGTCGAAGGGGACGGGCCGGCGGCTCGCGATCGACGACGTGCTCGAGCGCGCCTACGCGACCGCGCTCGCCGACGAGCGGCGCGACGACGTCCGCGCACGGCTCGAGCAGTGGCGCGAGCGGGGCGTGCGGGAGGCGCTCCAGGGGCCGTCGGCGCCAGCGGGTGTCGCGGGCGCCGCGGCCGTCGCCCGCCCGGCCGTCGCCGGGTAG
- a CDS encoding HAD family hydrolase, whose amino-acid sequence MSAPVDLVILDCDGVLVDSEVLAVEVDRRVLAELGWDVTTEEIVERFVGKSHATFTAEVAAHLGRDLADDGDAPYAHWYREAFEAHLRPVDGIAEALDAITLPTCVASSGGHPKIRANLARTGLLPRFDGRISSATEVEHGKPAPGRFLLAASRMGVDPARCVVVEDSPYGVQGALAAGMRALGYAGGLTPAARLRDAGATVFDDMRDLPGLLRGLAA is encoded by the coding sequence GTGAGCGCTCCCGTCGACCTCGTGATCCTCGACTGCGACGGCGTGCTCGTCGACAGCGAGGTGCTCGCCGTCGAGGTCGACCGACGGGTGCTCGCGGAGCTCGGCTGGGACGTCACGACCGAGGAGATCGTCGAGCGCTTCGTCGGGAAGTCGCACGCGACCTTCACCGCGGAGGTCGCCGCCCACCTCGGCCGCGACCTCGCCGACGACGGGGACGCGCCCTACGCGCACTGGTACCGGGAGGCGTTCGAGGCGCACCTGCGCCCGGTCGACGGGATCGCGGAGGCGCTCGACGCCATCACCCTGCCGACGTGCGTGGCGTCCAGCGGCGGCCACCCGAAGATCCGCGCCAACCTCGCGCGCACGGGTCTGCTCCCGCGCTTCGACGGCCGGATCTCGAGCGCCACCGAGGTGGAGCACGGCAAGCCCGCACCCGGCCGCTTCCTCCTCGCGGCGTCGCGGATGGGCGTGGATCCCGCGCGCTGCGTGGTCGTGGAGGACAGCCCGTACGGCGTGCAGGGCGCGCTCGCCGCGGGCATGCGCGCGCTCGGCTACGCGGGCGGGCTGACCCCGGCCGCCCGCCTGCGCGATGCGGGTGCCACCGTCTTCGACGACATGCGCGACCTGCCGGGGCTGCTGCGCGGGCTCGCGGCCTGA
- a CDS encoding ROK family transcriptional regulator: MTGDETGRAVPLAPDPRSREIPPAGDARSRGTTPDHVRRSNLATVLQIVHETGPASRSELTRETGLNRSTIAALVGELQELGLVVESEPPGTNRVGRPSPIVSADPRVVVLAVNPEIDAVTVGLVGLDGVVQQRIRRDTDGIPTAAQAADLAGAIIAELRADLLATRPDARVLGIGVAVPGLVRFDGGLVRLAPHLGWVDEPFAALLAEATGLPALAANDASLAAVAEGRFGSGRDVDDLVYLNGGASGVGGGVLIGRRPFGGAEGYGGELGHTLVDSGGELCHCGAVGCLETTVGQDALLEVTGLPRARADELGDVLAAALEAGDPAVTREVERQIDNLAVALRNVVNIFNPSLVVLGGFLGSLHAADPDRILARATAQALPGAREALRIRRAALGPDRLMIGAAELAFARVLVDPSGVMRAAADAERTTA, translated from the coding sequence GTGACCGGCGACGAGACGGGCCGCGCCGTGCCGCTCGCGCCGGATCCCCGCTCCCGGGAGATCCCGCCCGCTGGCGACGCCCGCTCCCGCGGCACCACGCCCGACCACGTCCGCCGCTCCAACCTCGCGACCGTGCTGCAGATCGTGCACGAGACCGGCCCCGCGTCGCGCTCCGAGCTGACCCGCGAGACCGGGCTCAACCGCTCCACCATCGCCGCGCTCGTGGGCGAGCTGCAGGAGCTCGGCCTCGTCGTCGAGTCGGAGCCGCCCGGCACCAACCGCGTCGGCCGGCCGAGCCCCATCGTCTCGGCCGACCCGCGCGTCGTCGTCCTCGCCGTGAACCCCGAGATCGACGCCGTCACGGTCGGGCTCGTCGGCCTCGACGGCGTGGTGCAGCAGCGGATCCGCCGCGACACCGACGGGATCCCCACCGCCGCGCAGGCCGCCGACCTCGCCGGCGCGATCATCGCCGAGCTGCGCGCCGACCTCCTGGCCACCCGCCCCGATGCGCGCGTGCTCGGCATCGGCGTCGCGGTCCCCGGCCTCGTGCGCTTCGACGGCGGGCTCGTCCGCCTCGCCCCGCACCTCGGCTGGGTCGACGAGCCGTTCGCCGCGCTCCTCGCCGAGGCCACGGGGCTCCCCGCGCTCGCCGCCAACGACGCGAGCCTCGCGGCCGTCGCGGAGGGGCGGTTCGGATCCGGCCGCGACGTCGACGACCTCGTCTACCTCAACGGCGGCGCATCGGGCGTCGGCGGCGGCGTGCTCATCGGTCGGCGCCCGTTCGGCGGCGCGGAGGGCTACGGCGGCGAGCTCGGCCACACGCTCGTCGACTCCGGCGGCGAGCTCTGCCACTGCGGGGCGGTCGGCTGCCTCGAGACGACGGTCGGCCAGGACGCGCTGCTCGAGGTCACGGGCCTCCCGCGCGCCCGCGCCGACGAGCTGGGCGACGTGCTCGCGGCGGCGCTCGAGGCGGGGGATCCGGCGGTCACCCGCGAGGTCGAGCGGCAGATCGACAACCTGGCGGTCGCGCTCCGCAACGTCGTCAACATCTTCAACCCGTCGCTCGTGGTGCTCGGCGGGTTCCTCGGGTCGCTGCACGCGGCGGATCCCGACCGGATCCTCGCCCGCGCCACCGCCCAGGCGCTCCCCGGCGCGCGCGAGGCCCTGCGGATCCGCCGCGCCGCCCTCGGCCCCGACCGGCTGATGATCGGCGCGGCCGAGCTGGCCTTCGCGCGCGTGCTCGTGGATCCGTCGGGCGTGATGCGCGCCGCCGCCGACGCGGAGCGCACCACGGCGTGA